Proteins encoded within one genomic window of Salvelinus sp. IW2-2015 unplaced genomic scaffold, ASM291031v2 Un_scaffold2992, whole genome shotgun sequence:
- the wdr41 gene encoding LOW QUALITY PROTEIN: WD repeat-containing protein 41 (The sequence of the model RefSeq protein was modified relative to this genomic sequence to represent the inferred CDS: deleted 2 bases in 1 codon): MLRWILGGREAQGSVEKNPVLFIGEEQPKNWFTELQVLKGHFDIVRFLVQIDDFRFASAGDDGLVLVWNVETGERLLELRGHSQQITAMTAYTHTSGENTHTSLITASSDRTLSLWDPETGNRVQTVSDLQSSVKCLLVLERLCVGVSGGNELCVWNRDFQLQCQSQHHDDTGISATVELPKNCIAAAMDKEIVIFRLTMSTGSQLSVAEVRRLSDHQDSIHALININDGLFASGSHVGELILWDAVDWTIMAYEHILWEESQTDTQAEIRLAAPKPSEMSIQQLTSDGELMVAAVGSGLYVYSVITKSVVAYRKTAHDSNILHTMLLPDGGLMSCSEDGSVRIWEMQDLLLPAEPASAGFFGMWTFGRSNKQAGPPVKKVLELPSLRTLELTGDLIGHSGAVQMFVSFGEKGLVTCSTDHLLIAWKNRERESHLRSLALFRKLEDNGGL; the protein is encoded by the exons ATGCTGCGATGGATACTCGGTGGTCGGGAAGCACAGGGGTCTGTCGAG AAAAACCCTGTGCTATTCATTGGGGAGGAACAGCCCAAAAACTGGTTCACTGAACTGCAGGTGCTAAAAGGACATTTTGACATTGTTCGATTTCTGGTGCAGATTGATGACTTCAG GTTTGCGTCTGCAGGAGACGATGGTCTGGTGTTGGTGTGGAACGTTGAG acaggagagaggctgctggaactaaggggtcacTCCCAGCAGATAACGGCCAtgacagcctacacacacaccagtggagagaacacacacacctccctcatcACAGCTTCCTCGGACCGCACCCTCAGT CTGTGGGACCCAGAGACAGGCAACAGGGTTCAGACCGTCTCAGACCTCCAGTCCTCTGTCAAG TGTCTGCTGGTGTTGGAGcggttgtgtgtt ggggtgtcGGGAGGaaatgagttgtgtgtgtggaaCAGAGACTTCCAGCTTCAGTGTCAGAGCCAGCACCACGACGACACAG GAATCAGTGCCACGGTGGAGTTGCCTAAGAACTGTATAGCAGCAGCTATGGACAAAGAGATAG TGATTTTCAGGCTGACCATGTCCACAGGGTCCCAGTTGTCTGTGGCAGAGGTCAGACGTCTATCTGACCACCAGGACAGCATCCACGCTCTCATCAACATCAATG ATGGCCTATTTGCCAGTGGGTCCCATGTTGGCGAGCTGATCCTGTGGGACGCTGTTGATTGGACGATTATGGCCTATGAGCACATCCTGTGGGAGGAGTCTCAGACCGACACCCAGGCTGAGATCCGATTGGCCGCTCCGAAACCCAGTGAGATGTCCATCCAACAGCTGACATCCGATGGAGAG CTGATGGTGGCTGCAGTGGGCAGTGGTCTGTATGTGTACAGCGTCATCACTAAGAGTGTTGTGGCCTACAGGAAGACAGCCCACGACTCCAACATACTACACACCATGCTGCTGCCTGATGG ggggCTGATGTCGTGCTCCGAGGATGGCAGTGTGAGGATTTGGGAGATGCAGGACCTCCTGTTACCTGCAGAACCAGCCTCTGCAG GGTTCTTTGGGATGTGGACTTTCGGCAGGTCCAATAAGCAGGCGGGGCCTCCGGTGAAGAAGGTTCTTGAACTCCCCAGTCTCAGAACATTGGAACTGACGGGCGACCTGATTGGACACTCAGGGGCCGTGCAG ATGTTTGTGAGTTTTGGGGAGAAGGGTCTGGTAACATGTTCTACAGACCACCTGCTGATTGCatggaagaacagagagagagagtctcaccTCCGCAGTCTCGCCCTCTTCAGAAAACTGGAGGACAACGGGGGGCTCTGA